GGCAGGAGGGTGTAGCTCTCACTGCCGGAGATGACCTGCATGTCCTGCGGGGACTCGGGCAGAGGTGCCAGCGAGTGGATGCCGATGAATTGCCAGCGGCCCAGCATGCCGTCCAGCTGCTCAGGCTGGCCCTCGCACACCGCGTAGCTGACGTCCTTGTTGCGGAAGGAGTTGATGCATTTGCTGTAGGCTTCCTTCCAATGGATGCAGCGTACCGTCATGCAGGATTTCCTGATAAAGGTGGGACTGGTCAGCAGTCCCGGTCCGCTCTGCTTGTAGAAGCCATCGAGGTAGGTGACGACCCACCACCCGCTTTCACTGTTTGCTGGGGTTTTCATGGGAAATTATTAATTGATACGGCCTACCTTGAATTCGGCACTGTAGTTGAACTCGATGCCTTTCTCATCGATCTTCACGGCAATACCGTGCTCGTCTAGGTTATAATCGATGTCTGTGTGTCCCTCGATAATGAGGCGATTCCGGTATCGGTCAAAGATGATAGTCTGGACGAGGATGAATGGCGGGTAGCCTTTCTCTGTGAAGACTTTGAGTCTTTCGGTGTCTTCAAAGAATCCGCCTTCAGACAATTCCTCGATAATTTCCTCGCGCATATCTTCACCACACCATCCCTCACCGCAGTACTGGGCGAGGGCCGTGTTGAATACATCTATCAGTTCGTCCGCCGACTTGGGGAAGACTTTTGCCATCCAGGTAGGATCCGGCTTCTCATCGTCTTTCGGATAGTAAATGACGCGCACATCTTTATCCTCATATTCTTCTTCAACATAGTAGCCTATTGGCCTGAATCGTGTATGCGTAATGACCGCTTCATAGCGCTCACTTTCATAGATGGTAGCTGGCTGGAGTTCAGAGAAGGTAATGTCTGAGATCATGGGATTTATATTTGGTGTTAGGATGCAGTGTTCTTGGCTGCTTTCGGGAATGAACGGAGGCGGAACTGGGCGACTACAAGGAGCAGCAATGCCAGGGTGGATAGCGCACCGCCGATGATCATGCTATCCAGTGAGTTGGAGATGTCGCTGGCCAGGCTGGTGGGGTCGCTTGTGCCGGACTCGGAGAGTTTCTTGAAGGCGCTACGCATGCTCAGGATGGTGATGCCCAGGCCAAGCAAGGGCGGGATAAAAACCCCGGCGAGTGATGCCCAGACGACTTTCAGCCAGAACTTCCTCCGTGGGTCGCCTGTGAGGCTGGGAACCTCAGCAGAGGTCTGCGGCGTGGTGTAGGGTGTGCTCATGAGAATTGTTAGGTATCGTGGCAACTCGTCTTTGCTGGGCTGAGCCTAGCTACCCGTCATGATGGGGCAATGATTACCTGAGATGCGGTGTCTATTGGTAGATTTTGCCGTTCTTCTTGAGCCATCCGTTGATGTGTCTGCCCTTGGGGTCATCATGGGTCCAGTGCACGACACCTCCTTTGCTATTCCACTCATAGACACCGTAGAATTCTATCTCGTCACCGATCTTGAGAGAGTTGATGCGAGGAGCCAGGTCGATATTGTGGGAGATCAGCAAAGTGTGACCGCCCTCTAGTTTGAGAATGAAGCGCTGGTGTCTGCTGCCTTTGAGATCATCACTCAGGATACGGGTGACTTTTCCCACACCCGCTACCTGCTTGCCACTGGTGTGGTTCTCATAGGCTTCTACGATGTGGTGGCTGTCCCTGCTGGGACTGGATACCGAGGCGAGATCCAGCTCGGGATTCAAGTAGAAGAGGGCAGATGCTCCAACAATGGCTGCAGTGACAAGGAAGGCTTTCATGATGAATAGATGCTGGGGCTGAACGGAGAGACGGGCTTACTCCGCTTCCTGGCTTAGCTCGGTGATGGGTTCGACCAGTTGCTCCAGGGTCTGGGGGTTCCAGTCCTTGCCGTACTTGGGGTCATTGGCTTCGAAGATGGACTGGAGGCGCGGCTTGACTTCCTGGATAAAGGCTTGCTCACGCTTCTGCAGGGCGGCATCGATCTGGGTATCGATCGCGTTGGGGTTGCTGAGCTGGTAGGCGCGCACCGCAATGGCGAAGGCGGCCAGACTCAGCAGCAAGGAAAGGGTGTGGAGTAGGATGCGGGGCTTCATGGGGTTTTAAGTAGGGCTGTCTCTGGTATTTGGACGGAAGGGGAAGCAGACCGTCTTCTGTACCGTGCACTCTGTATCGACAAAGTGGAAGATCCAATCTTCCTCATTGCGCTCCATGTCCAGGATGGCTGTGACGCAGAAGGGAAGCTCCTTCAGCGAGGAGTCTATCAGTGACCTGGCCTTATGAATGGCCCAGTCCAGCTCATTACGTTCGTGAGGGGAGAGCAGACCGACTCCATCGTCCTCCAGTTGGTCGGGCGTGAGAACGACAGTGCCACCGCTGACCACAGAGCCGATGTGCTGCGGGTGTTTTTCAAAGTTTGCTTCAAAGGGATGCAGGTTGGTGAAAGCGATGCTGGGCTCGTCCAGCCCCCAGGCTTCGTAGGCGGCAGGTTCTTCCATGACCTCAAGTACAAAGCCTACGCAAACACCTTCATTCCACCAGACCAGGTCACCCTCCTGGATGGTCTTCACTTTGTCGCCAAGGGTATAACGCTCAGGATAGTTCATGATGAAGTGTGGTGAGCGCTTAACATTCCACTTCCTCGTCATCGTCATCCTCATCTGTCCCTCTGCGTAGATAGCCGATGATGGAGCAGAGGCTGGCGAGGGCGGCAAGGCTGCCGATGATGATCATCGGGATGGCGTGGCCACCGATGGCGGGGATTAGTCCGAGCAGAGGCAGCAGGGTGAGGAGCAGGTAAAGGATGATGAGGGCGCGGCGGCGGGGAGTCATTGGGCCGTCCGTGTAGTGGACTCCGCTGTAGTACTCCACGAAGGTCTCCATCAGGTAGTTGTAGAGGATGACCAGCGCAAAGCAGCTGGCCACCGCCGTGCTGGCGATCATGTGCTGATAGAGCGTGGCGCTGTCCGGGGCATGCATCTTCCCGTAGATCGCCGAGGCGATCATACCGCAGCAGGCCAGCAGATGGAGGATGGAACAGATCATGTTAGGGAGCCCCTTCGGGGAGAATCTAGTATCACGAATAGAGAATAGAGCCCAGCCCGATGAAACGCTTTCCACCACGAATCGCACGAATTTCACGGATCGGGCTAGATGGATCCCTGCTGGATGTAGCCTTTTCTACCACAGAATACACGGAAGGCACGGAAAGATTGTGTACGATGGAACCCTGCGGATGGAACATTTTCAGCCACAGATTACGCAGATTGGAACAGATTCTGGCTAGATGAAGCATACGCGACCCGCGTTGGGGTCGTATCTATTTTTGGGCCAGGTTCCAGGGGTAGCGATCCTGTGGCTAGCAACCCCTGGCTAAGTTCCGGAACCCCGTTGGGGTTCTCTGGCTACTCGCTACCTGCTACTGGCTACGCTTTATGCTACCTGTAAGGAGGGGATAAAGTCCTGCCCCCCTGATCGATGGCTAGTCTGCGGGCTTACATCCCGGAGGGATGATGGAACTTAGCGCGGTGGTCAGCTTGCCATTAGGCAAGCGCAACCCCGGGAACGCGTGCCCCCCACCTATACCACCCCGGAGGGGTGGAGGAAGGAAGTTTCTGGCCTTGAGCGCTATTCCTGGTTCTGCTCGGATGGGTCGGGCAGGTAGGCTTCATAGGTCGTCTTCATGCGGGCGTACTTGAAGCTGTCCTTCAAGGAAGCGTACTTTTCCGGGTTTAAGGTGGCGCGCATCTTCAGGAAATACCGCATGCAGTGGGCGCCTGCTCCGTCGGTATGGTAGAAATGCTTTTGGAATGCCCGGATGCTGAGATCCCACTCATCGACCACGCCTAGGGCCACGATGGAATCCACATCGCCTCCCATGGGATCGATGGCCATTCGGGCAAAGATGGTGTCCAGCGCCGCACGCGATTGGTTCAGGTTGTAGTCGTAGGCTGCGAGTGCCAGCTTGATTTGCTCATTCTTCAGGAGCTCTTTGTCTTTGAGAAGATCCGCGCAGGAAGCATCCTTTTTGACCGCAGCCATGAGGATCAGGCGCGACAAAGTGGAGTTCTCCCTGCCAGTCCTGTTCTCCTTCGCCGCCAGAGTTTTCAGATCGGCTGGATTGTATTCGCTGGGTAAGCTGAGCAATTGCTCCGGGGTCTTGTAGGGCTCGTTAGGGTCCCGCGCGGAGAGGGGGAGGGCCATGAAGCCAAGCTGGGCGGCCAGAGTGAGGGTCAGTACTTTTTTCATCGTATGGGGGGCTGTTATTGCAAAACGGACTTGGTCGCCGGTCTCTAAGAGAGGTCTCCAGGACCAAGCAATCGAAGAGGGTAGCACGACCAAGCGCATTTGTCAGCGTTTGATCTTACCGATGAGTCCGGGTTTGATCTGCTCGACTGGCTCAAGCGCTAGCTAGTCATTGGCGAGGTGGTATTTCACTCCGCTATAGACCAGCCTTGGGCCGCGCTCTTTCTGGATGAGCTTTTCCTCGGCGAGCTGGATGGCATCCAGCGGGTGTTGCTGTAGAATGGTTTTCACGGCCTGCTGTGTCTGGGCAGAGCGTAGATCTGTCCGGTAGAGTACCAGGGTGATTTGCCGGGGGGTGTCGAGCACTTGCAGCTCGCGATATTCGAAATCGCCTTGCCCCGTGTGATCCTTCCTCAGGAGAGAGACCAGGGCATCTGTGGCTTCTTGAGCGGCTTCGGGGTCTTCTCTCACGAGCAGACCTCTTCTCTCAGCTTCCCGGATGATTTCGGCCGCGCTGGGTTGCTCCTGCTTGCATGATACTAGCAGGGCGGTGAGGCTGCTGAGGACTGTGAAGATGGTTTTCATGGGGTTGGGTAAATAGGGAAAGCTATGGCTTGTTCATTCTATCCAGATTTTTCTCCAGTAGTTCGGGGTACCATTCAGGTAAGGCGTCTTCTGGGGCGATGATGCAGGGAAATTTGTGGATGCCACTTTCATCGCTCATAATCCAGCCGTCATGGGTTTCTTCGATAGTCCGGATCCATCCCTCTTCGCCATATTTCAGACTGAAGCGAAGCAAGGTAGCGCTCTCATAGCGGTACCAGAGGCGCATGGTTTGATTCAGGCGGGGCTTAGCAGTGGATGAAGGGAACTGAATTGCACGCCCGTCTGTCAGGAGAGCCAGAATGCCGACTTCATTCTCAGCTTCGCCAATGCCGCTGATAAACCAGGTTCCTGTGAGCGTGTGAGTAGTCATAAGAAGTTAGCCATTTCTATCAGGAAATGCTTAATAGCTACAAGGTTCTGTTATCGATGCTAGTCTAACTGCTGCAGAATTTCTTCCGGTACCGAGGCGCCGCGGACGGCGATCACGTCTTTCTCATCGGTGGTACCCCTTCGGGGAGAATCTAGTATCACGAATAGAGAATAGAGCCCTGCCTGATGGAACATTTTCAGCCACAGATTACGCAGATGGGAACAGATTCTGGCTAGATGGGGCCCCTGCGGGGAGTGGGAAGGATAGAGGAGAAAGGAAAAAGACCGGGACGATGAAGCTAAGCTCTGCTTGCCCTTGGGCAAGTGCAACCCCGGGGACGCGTGCCCCCACCCATACCACCCCGGAGGGGTGGAGGAAGGGTGAGATTCATCGTGCTCTCTGAGTGTGACGGTTTTAATGACTCCCTTTTTGCTGGGGATAGCTCTTTATGGACTAGAGATGTAGACTTCGTCTAACCGGCCTTTCTCAATGTACTGCAAGTACTCAAGGGGGGATTGGTCACCATAGAGAGAGGGTTTGTAGAGTTCTTTCTTTTTGGCAATGCCGTAGGCGAGGAAGAGAAAGCCGGTCTGGCGCTCTTCTGTTAAGGCCTGCTTACCATAGGTGATGATCGAGGGGAGATAGCTTTCTCCCTTGGCGTAGATGTTTCGACCAGCGCGAGAGTATCTGGATTGGGTTGCATAGAAGCCGAGGATGTTTTTGTATTCCTCTGAATCCATCGTTGCATGATTCAACCGCTCAAACAGGAAGTCATCAAAGGTGGGAGGAATATGGCCTCCGTTGGTCAGGAACAGTTGTTTAGAGATACTCTCTAGATCTGGCTCGCTGGGATCATACTTGAACTTCAGGTATTTGAGGCCACTCGGGGATTGGGGTTCCATGTAGGCGTAGGATATCACACCTAGTCCCGTTATGGAGAGGATCAGGAGAGCAAGGATGATTATCCAGCGGTATTTCATGAGACAGTGTGTTAGCTTCTAACGTTGCCAGCCTTCGATCTTGTAGTTGCGCTCGGCGAGTTTGCGTTCGGGCTGGCCGGAGTCGGGGATGAACCAGACCTCGAAGCGGGCGGCGTAGGGCTTGCCCCAGTAGCCTTCGTAGATGGTGAAGCCAGTCTTGGCGCCGAAGCGTTCGTCGGGGTCGCTGGACCAGGCCATGCGGGTTTTGGTGGCGTCTGTGAGTCTGGACTCGGACAAGCGGGTGCCCTGGGTGATCTCGTAGGCCTTCAGGTAGACGTAGCCGGGTTCGCCTGGATTCACTGCGTAGACGGCCTTATAGATGCCGGGTTGCATGCCTTCTAGTAGGAGGATGGGATGGTTATCTGCTGAGGCGAGCTTGCGCGCCAGCTCGCGGGATCTGGACCGGGCTTG
The sequence above is drawn from the Rubritalea squalenifaciens DSM 18772 genome and encodes:
- a CDS encoding DUF3465 domain-containing protein; the encoded protein is MKAFLVTAAIVGASALFYLNPELDLASVSSPSRDSHHIVEAYENHTSGKQVAGVGKVTRILSDDLKGSRHQRFILKLEGGHTLLISHNIDLAPRINSLKIGDEIEFYGVYEWNSKGGVVHWTHDDPKGRHINGWLKKNGKIYQ